One Danio rerio strain Tuebingen ecotype United States chromosome 22, GRCz12tu, whole genome shotgun sequence genomic window carries:
- the LOC110438257 gene encoding uncharacterized protein isoform X6 has protein sequence MKMIHTLTLFLLHLIGVFGVDEVSVKEGDSVTLHIDLQIEKNETLAWKFNNTRIAKVTGDNTTYADERFTNRLKLDHQTGSLTITNTRSTDSGVYTFRTFIKNEEATKTFSVTVYAYQSPTTITSNPNPLSTMTATDCNLCFDSTEAVIRLVVTALMGVAALAAVVVLVYDIKTRQEERINTTSFRD, from the exons ATGAAAATGATACACACATTGACTTTATTTTTACTTCATCTGATCG GTGTGTTTGGTGTTGATGAAGTGTCAGTAAAGGAGGGAGATTCCGTCACTCTACACATTGATCTTCAAATAGAGAAAAATGAAACGCTTGCGTGGAAGTTCAACAACACTCGCATTGCTAAAGTGACTGGAGACAATACTACATATGCAGATGAGAGATTCACAAACAGACTGAAGCTGGATCAtcagactggatctctgaccatcacaaaCACCAGAAGCACAGACTCTGGAGTATATACATTTAGAACTTTCATTAAGAATGAGGAGGCAACAAAGACATTCAGTGTTACGGTTTATG CCTATCAATCACCCACTACCATCACTTCCAATCCCAATCCCCTATCAACCATGACTGCCACAG ACTGCAACCTCTGTTTTGACTCGACTGAAGCTGTGATCCGATTGGTCGTCACAGCTCTGATGGGCGTGGCTGCTTTGGCTGCTGTTGTTGTTCTGGTTTATGACATCAAAACCAGACAAGAAGAAAGAATCAACACCACTAGCTTTAGAGACTGA